The following are encoded together in the Candidatus Tumulicola sp. genome:
- a CDS encoding DUF805 domain-containing protein, with protein sequence MNYWLAALEKYAVFSGRARRSEYWYFVLFNAIFGFGWGVFAAFFGTLGGANHLTIRILVQLFALFTLLPAIAVAVRRLHDTGRSGWWCLLQLVPLVGTIVVLVFLVEDGQPGENRYGPNPKTPFATPFA encoded by the coding sequence GTGAATTACTGGCTCGCCGCACTCGAAAAATACGCCGTCTTTTCCGGCCGAGCGCGGCGCAGCGAGTACTGGTATTTCGTTCTCTTCAATGCGATCTTTGGATTTGGTTGGGGGGTTTTCGCCGCCTTTTTCGGTACGTTAGGCGGCGCAAATCACCTAACTATCCGAATTCTTGTCCAGCTCTTCGCGTTGTTCACGTTGCTGCCGGCAATCGCCGTCGCTGTTCGGCGACTGCACGACACCGGACGCAGCGGCTGGTGGTGCTTACTTCAGTTAGTGCCGCTCGTCGGAACGATCGTGGTGCTCGTCTTCCTCGTCGAGGACGGTCAGCCCGGCGAAAACCGCTATGGCCCAAATCCGAAAACGCCCTTCGCTACGCCTTTCGCTTAG
- the rpsO gene encoding 30S ribosomal protein S15: MPLSKEIKAELATKYGRGPNDTGSAEVQVAVLTASINHLTEHLKIHKKDHHSRRGLLLQVGQRRRLLNYLSNKDVERYRTLISDLGLRR, translated from the coding sequence GTGCCACTTTCCAAAGAGATCAAGGCCGAACTGGCCACCAAATACGGACGCGGCCCCAACGACACCGGCTCGGCCGAAGTGCAAGTTGCGGTTCTGACCGCGTCGATCAATCATCTCACAGAGCATCTGAAGATCCATAAGAAAGATCACCACAGCCGCCGCGGCCTGTTATTACAGGTCGGCCAGCGCCGCCGTTTGTTGAACTATCTTTCGAATAAAGATGTCGAGCGTTATCGCACGCTGATTTCCGACCTCGGCTTACGCCGCTAA
- a CDS encoding NADPH-dependent FMN reductase encodes MDNRPLVPVIYGSVRTERQGIKFARFVCKQLADRNIDAVLIDPLERPFPLLDRMFKEFPAGEAPPVMTELASLLRRADGFVVVSGEYNNGIPPALKNMMDHFLEEYFWRPAGIACYSGGHWGGIRAAMQLRMTLSEMGMATIPSLLPVARVGESFSDDGTPTDPATVGFSKEFFDELEWYMNAMGTQRRQGVPY; translated from the coding sequence ATGGACAACCGTCCGCTCGTCCCCGTCATCTACGGCTCGGTCCGCACCGAGCGGCAAGGCATTAAATTTGCCCGGTTCGTGTGCAAGCAACTGGCCGATCGGAACATCGACGCCGTGCTGATCGATCCGCTCGAACGGCCCTTTCCGCTCCTGGACCGGATGTTCAAGGAGTTTCCGGCCGGCGAAGCGCCCCCGGTCATGACCGAGCTGGCGTCCCTGTTGCGACGAGCGGACGGATTCGTGGTGGTCTCCGGCGAGTACAACAACGGTATCCCGCCGGCATTAAAAAATATGATGGATCACTTCCTGGAAGAGTATTTTTGGCGGCCGGCCGGCATCGCGTGCTACTCCGGCGGACACTGGGGCGGGATACGCGCGGCCATGCAGTTGCGGATGACCCTTTCGGAAATGGGCATGGCCACGATTCCGTCGCTGCTGCCGGTCGCGCGCGTAGGCGAGTCGTTTTCCGACGACGGCACGCCGACCGACCCGGCCACCGTGGGGTTTTCCAAAGAATTCTTCGACGAGCTGGAGTGGTACATGAACGCGATGGGCA